Proteins found in one Homalodisca vitripennis isolate AUS2020 chromosome 4, UT_GWSS_2.1, whole genome shotgun sequence genomic segment:
- the LOC124361235 gene encoding uncharacterized protein LOC124361235, which produces MFLFHRVILTCLQAGLMCKDPGTENVPPDDFTLKLLNELRRVSIFTEEIIELTKKAVSYVQTSGQPPSKVASKGDKIVMWAMEDEDSYPMNDVLTQNTDIPVNISSFLFRSLQKQGTLETNLALLVTRLTDNIYWWRTSDIRSDFISISLNQHFQHKINAVTELTTPLDFKVKLNKDVESVTVTGITTQLDPNMTELDLELTLNIHRIDCPSRSLTSIKFNFPPTNASLRASIFSYT; this is translated from the exons ATGTTTCTTTTCCACAGAGTTATACTTACATGTCTTCAGGCTGGGTTGATGTGCAAGGATCCAGGAACAGAGAATGTGCCACCAGATGACTTTACACTAAAACTTCTAAACGAG TTGAGAAGAGTATCAATATTTACAGAGGAAATAATAGAACTAACCAAAAAGGCAGTGAGCTACGTACAAACTTCAGGGCAGCCACCTTCCAAAGTGGCATCTAAAGGAGATAAAATTGTTATGTGGGCAATG GAAGATGAGGACTCTTATCCCATGAATGACGTTTTGACACAAAACACAGATATACCTGTAAACATTTCCAGTTTTCTGTTCCGAAGCCTACAGAAACAAGGAACACTAGAAACAAACTTGGCACTTTTG GTTACACGCCTTACGGATAACATATACTGGTGGCGTACGTCGGATATCAGATCagattttatatcaatttctcTTAACCAGCActttcaacataaaataaatgcagTAACAGAACTTACTACACCTCTCgactttaaagttaaattaaacaaagacGTGGAGAGTGTTACAGTTACTGGTATCACCACTCAGTTAGATCCCAATATGACCGAACTGGATCTGGAACTAACACTAAATATCCATAGAATCGACTGTCCTTCCAGAAGCCTTACGTCAATTAAGTTTAACTTCCCTCCAACTAACGCTTCCTTGCGAGCAAGTATATTTAGTTATACATAG
- the LOC124361234 gene encoding uncharacterized protein LOC124361234, which translates to MSDSDLEDRYEAIERILLSGDKLKSLQIISYIADIIPPDRDKSAVLNRLLEYVTQVSVATLSDVKMCTSTLTNVLVALNTPTQLALSPNMMMDTLEVIKTQANMFQRFVFDRVISQWMSAEEIRQVAS; encoded by the exons ATGTCAGACTCTGATTTGGAAGATAGATATGAAGCAATAGAAAGAATACTATTGTCGGGAGATAAATTAA AAAGTCTACAGATTATATCTTACATCGCGGACATCATACCTCCTGACAGGGATAAGAGTGCTGTTTTAAACAGACTACTTGAATACGTCACTCAG GTTTCAGTAGCGACACTTTCGGATGTGAAGATGTGCACCTCAACATTAACTAATGTATTAGTAGCTCTTAATACACCCACTCAGTTGGCATTGAGTCCAAATATGATGATGGACACTCTGGAAGTGATCAAGACACAAGCAAATATGTTTCAGCGATTTGTCTTTGATAGAGTTATTTCACAATGGATGTCTGCTGAAGAAATTAGACAAGTCGCTTCGTAA